The genomic segment GGCTCAATCCGAGTTGTAGAGTCGGCTCTGTGAGCCGACACGTTGGCGCACAGCGCCAACGCTACACCCGTTTCCGCGCGTCCTCCCCCGCGCTACGGGCGACCCTTCACCCCTTCGCTGCCGCTGCTCGGGAGCGTGGGTTGGAAGCCCTGTTCAAGGGCCTTGCGTTTCCAGCGGACGGCTTCGGCATCGTCGCGCGCTACGCCGAAGCCCTGTTCGTAGGCGTATCCGAGGTAGAATTGCCCCTCCGGGTCGCCCTGCTCGGCGGCTTTGCGCAGCCACTCAATCGCGGCGACCGGGTTGCGCTCCGTGCCGTGCGCGTTCCAATACATCTGCCCCAGCTTCGCTTGGGCGCGCGCCGAGCCCTGCTTCGCCGCGTCGCGGTGCTCGCGGAACTGTTGCGCGTAGTCGACCGGCGGCCGCTGGTCGCGCAGGAAGATGTCCGGGCCGTCGACGGGCACCTTGACGATGGCCGGGGCTGGAGGCGCGGCGGGGACGACCGGCGTGACGGAGGGCGCGGTGGCGGGTTGCTCGTGTGGTTTCACGGAAGTGC from the Verrucomicrobiota bacterium genome contains:
- a CDS encoding sel1 repeat family protein, translated to MSPEQKSAGSVGAPCPSNDPTFNSMSASHRPHFPNPVFPAACAVLLIAGVACRKDAPAPSPGAAGAPAQARSTPARTNPAPPSTNTPGTSVKPHEQPATAPSVTPVVPAAPPAPAIVKVPVDGPDIFLRDQRPPVDYAQQFREHRDAAKQGSARAQAKLGQMYWNAHGTERNPVAAIEWLRKAAEQGDPEGQFYLGYAYEQGFGVARDDAEAVRWKRKALEQGFQPTLPSSGSEGVKGRP